The following are from one region of the Juglans regia cultivar Chandler chromosome 10, Walnut 2.0, whole genome shotgun sequence genome:
- the LOC108993876 gene encoding transcription factor GTE4-like encodes MASEPIVGDEDGARERRRYTESKVYTRKAFKGLKKNITNTNSVTTSTGKDDNGSNCDSNNEKDRENNDKNESKELAGPPELAVLASEDGNLAQKQLISRLDAVSHESPSLIRQEEQAVAVPGTRDEPMGNAVEKPGLDNRVKIRLASRSKQETRELRRKLQSDLDMVRSLVKRIEVKQGQIGRYIHSHISANDGVDNVGSGAKRVHSEAASIDVNLPREVNRPLHQLSMSVLDNSQGLSENVEKEKRTPKANQFYRNSEFLLAKDKFPPAESNKKSKLFGKKHGGGELGHGFWMGTKFYKSCSSLLEKLMKHKHGWVFNAPVDVEGLGLHDYFSIVKHPMDLGTVKSKLNKNWYKFPKEFAEDVRLTFHNAMTYNPKGQDVHLMAEQLLKTFEERWAIIESDYTREMRYAMDYGTGLPTPTSRNASQFPPPPLDLRRILDRSESMTNPIDPRLKPMSTTPLARTPAPKKPKAKDPHKRDMTYDEKQKLSTNLQNLPSEKLDAIVQIIKKRNSALCQDDDEIEVDIDSVDTETLWELDRFVTNYKKSLSKHKRKAELASQARAQAEQNVQEKIQAPVVAEVPNENAADERNVPTMSPVQGVKRVDNGSRSSSSSSSSSDSGSSSSDSDSDTSSASGSDVGSPRT; translated from the exons ATGGCTTCGGAGCCCATAGTTGGAGATGAAGATGGTGCTAGAGAGAGGCGGAGGTATACGGAGAGCAAGGTCTATACTAGAAAAGCCTTCAAAGGCCTGAAGAAAAACATCACCAACACCAATTCCGTGACCACAAGCACCGGCAAGGATGACAACGGTAGCAACTGTGACAGCAATAATGAGAAAGATAGAGAGAACAATGATAAGAACGAGAGTAAAGAGTTGGCCGGGCCTCCAGAGCTGGCAGTGTTAGCATCGGAGGATGGAAATTTGGCTCAGAAACAGCTCATTTCAAGGCTTGATGCCGTGTCACACGAATCTCCAAGCCTCATCCGGCAAGAGGAACAAGCGGTGGCTGTGCCAGGCACACGGGATGAGCCAATGGGGAATGCGGTGGAAAAGCCAGGGTTGGACAATAGGGTTAAGATCCGTTTGGCGTCAAGGTCGAAGCAGGAGACGAGGGAGCTTAGAAGAAAGCTTCAGAGTGACCTGGATATGGTCAGGAGTTTGGTGAAGAGGATTGAAGTTAAGCAGGGGCAGATTGGTAGGTATATTCATTCTCATATATCGGCGAATGATGGTGTCGATAATGTTGGCAGTGGAGCCAAGCGGGTTCACTCAGAGGCGGCTTCTATTGATGTCAATCTTCCCCGCGAGGTGAACAGGCCTCTGCACCAGTTGAGCATGTCAGTGCTGGATAATAGTCAGGGTTTGAGTGAAAATGTTGAGAAAGAGAAGAGGACACCAAAGGCCAACCAGTTTTACAGAAATTCGGAGTTTTTGCTTGCGAAGGACAAGTTCCCGCCAGCAGAGAGTAACAAGAAGTCAAAATTGTTTGGGAAGAAGCATGGCGGGGGAGAATTGGGACATGGCTTTTGGATGGGTACCAAGTTTTACAAGAGTTGCAGTTCTTTGCTCGAGAAATTGATGAAGCACAAGCATGGGTGGGTGTTTAATGCTCCTGTGGACGTAGAAGGTCTTGGGTTGCATGATTATTTTAGCATTGTCAAGCATCCAATGGACTTGGGTACAGTGAAATCAAAGCTGAACAAGAATTGGTACAAATTTCCAAAGGAATTTGCAGAGGATGTTAGACTTACCTTTCACAATGCTATGACCTATAACCCAAAAGGGCAAGATGTTCATCTAATGGCAGAGCAGCTATTGAAGACGTTTGAAGAAAGATGGGCTATAATAGAATCTGATTATACTCGGGAGATGAGGTATGCAATGGATTATGGAACGGGACTTCCTACACCTACATCGAGAAATGCTTCTCAATTCCCACCACCTCCTCTTGATTTGAGAAGGATTTTGGATCGATCAGAGTCAATGACAAACCCCATTGATCCCAGATTGAAGCCCATGAGTACCACTCCTTTGGCTAGGACCCCTGCTCCCAAGAAGCCTAAGGCTAAAGATCCCCATAAAAGGGACATGACTTATGATGAAAAACAGAAGCTGAGCACAAACCTTCAGAATTTACCTTCAGAGAAGCTTGATGCAATTGTACAGATTATTAAGAAGAGGAATTCTGCGCTTTGCCAGGATGATGATGAGATTGAAGTAGACATTGATAGTGTAGATACTGAGACCCTCTGGGAGCTCGATAGGTTTGTAACCAACTACAAGAAGAGTTTGAGCAAGCACAAGAGAAAAGCTGAACTTGCTAGTCAAGCCAGAGCACAAGCTGAGCAGAATGTCCAGGAGAAG ATTCAGGCTCCAGTTGTGGCAGAGGTACCAAACGAAAACGCAGCAG ATGAAAGAAATGTTCCCACTATGTCACCTGTGCAAGGGGTAAAACGAGTGGACAATGGGAGTAGGTCGAGTAGTTCAAGCAGCTCTAGCAGCGATTCTGGATCCTCTTCAAGTG ACTCTGATAGTGACACTTCATCAGCATCTGGATCTGATGTTGGATCACCAAGAACTTGA